The Romeriopsis navalis LEGE 11480 genomic interval AAATCCTTTCATCTCCGGAAACTCTCGCTTCAAGTCTTTCGATAAGCGGGTGATCACCTTACTCCCCCACCCTTCGACTTGCTGTCGTTGTAAAATATCCTGACCAATTTGCCAATAAAGCATCACGAGTTCGGCATTAATGGCTAATGCTGCCTTGACTTGAGCTTGACGAATACGGGTCTTAAGATCGCTAAAAAACGCAATGTAGTTTTCTTCGTCAGGAAATAGCACGGGAGACTTTGGCATAATGTCGAGATTGCAGGTCGTCGAAGATATATACAATAACGGTATCCTATGGAGGCACACGGCACGGGGTAATAGGAATTTATCGATCTTGCTGCTGTGCCTGTAGAAGCTCTATCTGAGCCAGCATTTGACCGGGCGATTCGGTTCGACAATCACCAAAACCCGCACAATCCATATCTAAGAAAAACGCTATCGCCATTTCTAATACGGCTTCAACTGGATAATCTGTCTCAACCGCATAGGCCAATACGGCAGCTCGGATATTATGCGGTAGTGCTTCGATAAATGTTTGGGCCGCTTGCGGCGATAAACAATTTGTGGTGGACATTGCTTTTTCTGCGGTGAGAGGTCTCTTCACCCTGTTATAGCGCTTGCGGCTCAATCTCTGGAGCGGCTATCGCCGTAACACCCTAAGCTATTCTCGCTCAACTATCGCATTGGCAAATTTCAACAATGAGATTGAGTCAAGTTTCAAAGCTCAGTCTGGCAAACATTCAACTTGGTACTTCGCTTCATCAAGGCCAAGATTCTCAGGAGTTTTTCATTATGTTCTCTTTGATTAATACCATTGACACAATTCTGACCCCGATTGAGGGGATTGACCAAGCTAGCCAGATCATTCGTCCCTATCTACAAGCAGCTTGGCAAGTCATGACAGCAGAGAAAACACAACGGATTTTACGCGCTGTGAGAATGGCAAGTTTGGTGTTGGGGACAATTATTCTCGTTGGCTTGATTCAGGTTGGACGGTTGGCTTGGCAGGAAGCAACGATAGCCTTTCGGGAACAGTTAGACCCAATTGGGGTTAAATGTCCTGAACCACAAGAAGTAGACTGGAGGGAAACTGTTGCTGATTTAGTCGAGCCGGATGTCATTACAAGCCAGATGGGGGTCCGCGAATTGCGCAAATTAGCTACTCAACAAGGGATTCGGAATGCTGGTCGGATGCGCAAACAGAATTTATTGATGGTATTGAACCTGACAGGAGAGGCTATCGCCCTCGAGAGATAGACGTCTTTCGTGGACAGTAATTTATGATTTCAAATTCGGCTTTGCCTGTTTACGCTTGTCAAAGCATAGCGATCGATTTAGAACAGCGGGTAACACATGCTTACTCGCTGCGCCGCCAGGATAAGATTCAGTAACCTAAGGATTCCGCATTCTACGCGTAACGGTCTTAGGAGATTTTTCTGGCAGCACATCACAATAAGCAAAAGTCGTAACGCTGCTCATCATATCGTGACAAACTTGATGCCAAATGAGCCTCTACTCTATTAGCTCTTTCTGTATCTTCTGCAGCAGGTGAACGGCAGCTTGCTTAATATCATCCGGAGTATCTTCTTCTGCAATGAGCCGCTGTAACGATTTAGCGGTAGAACTAACCACAGCAGAAAATCCGGTCATATGACCGGATTTTCGATTGTCCACTTTTCGAGTATCAGAGCTAAGGTAGCGTCTAATCGTTTTGTCAGACTTGCCCACAATGACTGATAGGGAAGGGATAAGAGATTTCTGGCCTTTCTTGGGCCTACCTGAAGTGAAGTTATATCCTACTGCTTTGAGTCGATCTGCAAGTTCCCGCACTTCAGCCGGAGTATAATCACGTCGCTTTTCATTTTCACTAGCTTCTATAGCTAAAGCAAGCTCCTTATTCTCAGAAGCATCAAAATCAAAGCGATAAATAGGGATGCCAGCATTAAACCACTTGTCAAATACGGCTTTATCGTTAGTCTGAAGATATACGATTGCAGCCTTCCGATGCCCGCCTGCTAGTAAACGCCCAACTTTATCTACTGCTATAGGTTGGATCAAACCCACCGCCGCAATGGATTCCGCTAAGGCTTTGACATGAACCTCATTCAGTGGTCGGGTATCTTCTTCGCGTTGGAGAATTTCATCAAGAGGTAAATATGACTCCGTATATCCTTCGCTTGTGCCTGGTATGACCTTAGGCTTTTCAGCACTGGTGGTAATTTTACTAAATCGGCCCATTAGTTCCACCCCTGCTGAATCTGCTTTCCAATCACTTGATAATCTTTGAAGGCTTTCTTCCCAGCATCGCCATACATGGCAACAGGTGCGCCCTCATATGCCGCATCACGATATACAGCAAGATGTCGAATTCCGCCTTCAAAGGTCATCAGATCAGCTTCTTCAAACATCGCTTTCGCCTCGTTATAGAGCTTCTTTCCACGCGCTGGTAAGCCTGTCATGAGGATACGGTATTTATCGGGCTTGCTCTTCAATAATTCAGCAAAAGCAATTGCGGCTCTTACATCGAAAATATCTAGCTTTGTTGGAATCACTACTAAATCTGAAGCATCAATCAATTCTGATAAATCTTCATCAGATGTCCGAGCAGCTGTATCAACAACTAACACATCATATTCTGACAAGTCATCATCGTTACTTAAAACACCAAATGGCAACTTGAATTCTGAAGACTCTGCCCAATCAATTGCCGTCCGATTTGGGTCGCCATCAACTAGTATCGTTTCCCGCCGAGGACGACGAGTAGCAAAATAATAGGCCAAATTTATTGCCGATGTGGTTTTGCCTACACCCCCTTTGAGC includes:
- a CDS encoding Rho termination factor N-terminal domain-containing protein; the protein is MFSLINTIDTILTPIEGIDQASQIIRPYLQAAWQVMTAEKTQRILRAVRMASLVLGTIILVGLIQVGRLAWQEATIAFREQLDPIGVKCPEPQEVDWRETVADLVEPDVITSQMGVRELRKLATQQGIRNAGRMRKQNLLMVLNLTGEAIALER
- a CDS encoding ParB/RepB/Spo0J family partition protein, whose amino-acid sequence is MGRFSKITTSAEKPKVIPGTSEGYTESYLPLDEILQREEDTRPLNEVHVKALAESIAAVGLIQPIAVDKVGRLLAGGHRKAAIVYLQTNDKAVFDKWFNAGIPIYRFDFDASENKELALAIEASENEKRRDYTPAEVRELADRLKAVGYNFTSGRPKKGQKSLIPSLSVIVGKSDKTIRRYLSSDTRKVDNRKSGHMTGFSAVVSSTAKSLQRLIAEEDTPDDIKQAAVHLLQKIQKELIE
- a CDS encoding ParA family protein; translation: MIITIASLKGGVGKTTSAINLAYYFATRRPRRETILVDGDPNRTAIDWAESSEFKLPFGVLSNDDDLSEYDVLVVDTAARTSDEDLSELIDASDLVVIPTKLDIFDVRAAIAFAELLKSKPDKYRILMTGLPARGKKLYNEAKAMFEEADLMTFEGGIRHLAVYRDAAYEGAPVAMYGDAGKKAFKDYQVIGKQIQQGWN